One genomic window of Nicotiana sylvestris chromosome 10, ASM39365v2, whole genome shotgun sequence includes the following:
- the LOC104232406 gene encoding probable alpha,alpha-trehalose-phosphate synthase [UDP-forming] 9, which produces MPSRSCANLLDMASGDILDIPQTPRALPRVMTVPGIIADGYGSNDGDSDSMSSSCRERKIVVANMLPLHARRDTAAKKWFFSLDEDSLLLQLKDGFSPETEVVYVGSLKVDVEPSEQEEVAQRLLEEFKCVPTFVPHDIQDKFYHGFCKQQLWPLFHYMLPMCPDHGDRFDRQLWQAYVSANKIFADKVMEVVNPEDDYIWIQDYHLMVLPTFLRKRYHRVKLGFFLHSPFPSSEIYRTLPVRDEILKGLLNCDLIGFHTFDYARHFLSCCSRMLGLDYESKRGHIGLDYFGRTVYIKILPVGIHMGRLESVMNLSSTFDKAKEGQEQFKGKKVILGVDDMDIFKGISLKLLAFEYLLQQDQDLQGKLVLVQIVNPARSSGKDVQEARKETYSTAERINQIYGRSNYEPVVLIDRPVPRYEKTAYYAVAECCLVNAVRDGMNLVPYKYIVCRQGSPGMDEAMGIKTDSPRTSMLVVSEFIGCSPSLSGAIRVNPWDIEAVAEALNVAITMSDSEKQLRHEKHYRYVSSHDVAYWARSFMQDLERACKDHYSKRCWGIGLGLGFRVIALSPSFRKLSIDHMVSSYRRTQRRAIFLDYDGTVVPQSSLIKAPSAEVLTLLNALSSDPKNTVYIVSGRGRMSLSEWLSPCERLGIAAEHGYFIRGSKTADWECLASDLEWKPIVEPVMKLYTEATDGSYIEPKESALVWHHHDADPDFGSCQAKELLDHLETVLANEPAVVKRGQHIVEVKPQGVTKGLVAQKVLSMMVDSGKPPDFVMCIGDDRSDEDMFESILSSVSSPSVTAAPDIFACTVGQKPSKAKYYLDDTADVLRLLRGLANASCPKPRHTAQFQVAFDSVL; this is translated from the exons ATGCCATCAAGATCTTGTGCTAATCTTTTGGACATGGCATCTGGAGATATACTAGATATACCTCAGACACCTAGAGCTCTTCCACGTGTGATGACAGTTCCTGGAATCATCGCAGATGGTTATGGCAGCAATGATGGTGATTCAGATAGTATGTCATCCTCATGTCGAGAGCGAAAAATCGTTGTAGCAAACATGCTGCCTTTGCATGCTCGAAGGGATACAGCAGCTAAAAAGTGGTTCTTCAGTTTGGATGAGGATTCTCTTTTATTACAATTGAAGGACGGGTTTTCTCCTGAAACGGAGGTTGTCTATGTGGGTTCGCTCAAGGTTGATGTGGAACCTAGTGAACAGGAGGAAGTTGCTCAGAGACTTCTTGAGGAGTTCAAGTGTGTGCCTACTTTTGTACCCCATGACATCCAGGACAAATTTTATCACGGCTTCTGTAAGCAGCAGCTTTGGCCTCTTTTTCACTATATGCTTCCAATGTGTCCTGACCATGGAGATCGTTTTGACCGTCAGCTGTGGCAAGCTTATGTCTCTGCAAATAAGATTTTCGCTGATAAGGTTATGGAAGTGGTTAATCCTGAAGATGATTATATCTGGATTCAAGATTACCACCTCATGGTTCTCCCTACATTTTTGAGGAAGCGCTACCATCGTGTCAAACTTGGTTTTTTTCTTCATAGCCCATTTCCTTCCTCTGAAATTTACCGAACTCTCCCTGTTAGGGATGAAATTCTGAAAGGATTGTTGAATTGTGACCTAATTGGCTTTCATACCTTTGATTATGCACGTCACTTTCTGTCATGCTGCAGTCGAATGTTGGGTCTCGATTATGAATCTAAACGAGGACATATTGGACTTGATTATTTTGGTCGTACAGTTTACATTAAGATTCTGCCCGTTGGCATACATATGGGTCGATTAGAGTctgtgatgaatctttcttctacTTTTGATAAAGCTAAAGAAGGTCAAGAACAGTTCAAGGGGAAGAAGGTCATTCTAGGTGTGGATGATATGGACATCTTTAAAGGCATTAGTTTGAAATTATTAGCATTCGAGTATCTGCTACAGCAGGACCAGGACTTGCAGGGGAAACTTGTTCTTGTTCAAATAGTAAACCCCGCTCGTAGCTCGGGCAAAGATGTTCAGGAAGCAAGGAAGGAGACATATTCAACTGCTGAAAGGATTAACCAAATTTACGGTAGATCTAATTACGAGCCTGTAGTTTTGATTGATCGTCCAGTTCCTCGCTATGAGAAAACAGCGTACTATGCTGTTGCTGAGTGTTGCCTAGTGAATGCTGTGAGAGATGGAATGAATTTAGTGCCTTACAAGTATATTGTTTGCAGGCAAGGTTCTCCTGGTATGGATGAGGCTATGGGTATTAAAACTGACTCTCCTAGAACTAGCATGCTTGTTGTGTCAGAATTTATTGGTTGTTCTCCATCTCTGAGTGGAGCAATTAGGGTGAATCCTTGGGATATTGAAGCTGTGGCTGAGGCTTTAAATGTGGCCATCACAATGTCTGATTCCGAGAAACAACTTCGTCATGAGAAGCACTATCGGTATGTAAGCTCTCATGATGTAGCTTACTGGGCTCGTAGCTTTATGCAGGACTTGGAAAGAGCATGCAAAGATCATTATAGCAagcgttgctggggcattggtcttGGCCTGGGCTTCAGAGTAATTGCACTTTCTCCGAGTTTTAGAAAGTTGTCTATTGATCACATGGTCTCCTCATATAGGAGGACACAGAGAAGGGCAATTTTCTTGGACTACGATGGCACTGTTGTACCTCAATCATCATTGATTAAAGCTCCAAGTGCTGAAGTTCTTACGCTGTTGAATGCTTTAAGCAGTGATCCTAAAAACACTGTCTATATTGTTAGTGGCAGAGGAAGGATGTCATTAAGTGAATGGCTATCACCTTGCGAAAGGCTTGGAATAGCTGCTGAACATGGGTATTTCATAAG GGGTAGTAAAACAGCGGATTGGGAATGTTTGGCTTCTGATCTTGAGTGGAAACCAATTGTGGAACCTGTGATGAAACTTTACACAGAAGCAACCGATGGATCATATATAGAACCGAAAGAGAGTGCTTTGGTGTGGCACCATCATGATGCAGACCCAGATTTTGGCTCCTGTCAGGCAAAGGAATTGTTGGATCATTTAGAAACTGTACTTGCAAATGAACCTGCAGTTGTTAAGAGGGGCCAACATATTGTCGAAGTCAAGCCACAA GGTGTGACTAAAGGATTAGTGGCACAAAAGGTTCTCTCAATGATGGTAGATAGCGGGAAACCACCTGATTTTGTGATGTGCATTGGAGACGATAGATCAGATGAAGACATGTTTGAGAGCATATTAAGCAGTGTATCCAGTCCGTCAGTCACTGCTGCCCCAGATATCTTTGCCTGCACTGTTGGGCAAAAGCCAAGCAAAGCCAAGTATTACCTCGACGATACTGCTGATGTTCTTAGACTGCTTCGAGGGCTTGCTAATGCTTCTTGTCCGAAGCCAAGACATACTGCTCAATTCCAGGTTGCATTTGACTCTGTTTTGTGA